From a region of the Pukyongiella litopenaei genome:
- a CDS encoding mechanosensitive ion channel family protein has protein sequence MLQLAQRIVSNFWAVLAVVLILSGAGPAVAQGAGGGGDAASADLTAAIREAAESGVNVVVIDGSGKLIASGGPAADPARPAEAETKAEHASSLMKAQHRVSEFRETLNRRLEVLPVSLNEVAFILRATSPDGRIMTYVSVLVWTLLLFAVARVITGEIYGRRFARHFVVARVSEAPQGYSEKIPFLVFRFFMGIGGSLFTMLTAYIAGVLIFGPMEDSSLQLTIAAIYLAFFMAYTVSDMWRMVLSPYLTQYRIPHLSDRDARRLYHWAWVMATYSVITVMFSTWIADFGLNYNVYALIYGILSAFGAVGYILLILFNAGPISNAIRGGCDIDEVSWITRILSRAWAPMLIGYVLFSWLRLAFDLVLERETPVPMVAGAYMIFLAIIVVYGGINYLIERYFNRSREADRINAEQAAAEAGERDPDAPPPEAMPAVRPLTFEGLARRVAGILAFVAGSYALILIWNPRITFIDDSMVNRALDVIVIVFIGYIIYNLFRIWIDARIAEETVDDGDAALGDEGGAGGASRLGTLLPLFRGAILAVVVVTIALIVLLELGINVSPLFAGAGVVGLAIGFGAQTLVRDIFSGAFFLIDDAFRKGEYIDIGDVKGTVEKISVRSFQLRHHLGALNTIPFGEIKVLTNYSRDWVMMKLPLRVTYDTDVEKVRKLIKKLGQDLLSDPVIGENFIQPLKSQGVIEMQDSAMIIRVKFMTKPGDQWLVRKKVYEEIRQLFEREGIKFAHREVTVRLADGQSGDLTPRQREAVAGAVQAAIDEDMLDDGGERGDDR, from the coding sequence ATGCTCCAGCTCGCGCAGCGCATCGTTTCGAACTTCTGGGCCGTCCTGGCGGTTGTCCTGATCCTGTCCGGCGCGGGACCGGCTGTGGCGCAGGGTGCCGGTGGCGGTGGCGACGCGGCGTCTGCCGACCTGACCGCGGCCATACGCGAGGCCGCGGAAAGCGGCGTGAACGTGGTGGTGATCGACGGCTCGGGCAAGCTGATCGCCTCGGGCGGTCCCGCCGCGGACCCGGCCCGGCCCGCCGAGGCGGAAACGAAGGCCGAGCACGCATCGTCGCTGATGAAGGCGCAGCACCGGGTCAGCGAGTTTCGCGAAACCCTGAACCGGCGTCTCGAGGTGCTGCCGGTTTCGCTGAACGAGGTGGCGTTCATCCTGCGTGCAACCAGCCCCGACGGCCGGATCATGACCTATGTCTCGGTGCTGGTATGGACGCTGCTGCTGTTCGCGGTGGCGCGGGTGATCACCGGCGAAATCTATGGCCGCCGGTTCGCCCGGCATTTCGTCGTCGCGCGTGTCTCGGAGGCCCCGCAGGGCTACAGCGAGAAGATCCCGTTCCTGGTGTTCCGGTTCTTCATGGGCATCGGCGGTTCCCTGTTCACGATGCTGACCGCCTATATCGCCGGGGTGCTGATCTTTGGCCCGATGGAGGATTCCTCGCTCCAGCTGACCATCGCCGCGATCTACCTGGCCTTTTTCATGGCCTATACCGTGTCGGACATGTGGCGGATGGTGCTGTCGCCCTACCTGACGCAATACCGCATCCCGCACCTCTCGGACCGCGATGCCAGGCGGCTCTATCACTGGGCCTGGGTGATGGCGACCTATTCGGTGATCACCGTGATGTTCTCGACCTGGATCGCGGATTTCGGGCTGAACTACAACGTCTACGCGCTGATCTATGGCATCCTGTCGGCCTTTGGTGCCGTCGGCTACATCCTGCTGATCCTGTTCAACGCGGGTCCGATCTCGAATGCGATCCGGGGCGGTTGCGATATCGACGAGGTCAGCTGGATCACCCGCATCCTGTCGCGCGCCTGGGCGCCGATGCTGATCGGCTATGTCCTGTTCAGCTGGCTGCGGCTGGCCTTCGACCTGGTGCTCGAGCGGGAAACCCCGGTGCCGATGGTGGCCGGGGCCTACATGATCTTTCTTGCCATCATCGTGGTCTATGGCGGCATCAACTATCTGATCGAACGCTATTTCAACCGCTCGCGCGAAGCCGACCGGATCAACGCGGAACAGGCCGCCGCGGAGGCCGGGGAACGCGATCCCGACGCGCCGCCGCCCGAGGCCATGCCGGCGGTGCGGCCGCTGACCTTCGAGGGGCTGGCCCGCCGGGTTGCCGGCATCCTGGCCTTCGTGGCGGGCAGCTATGCGCTGATCCTGATCTGGAACCCGCGGATCACCTTCATCGACGATTCGATGGTGAACCGGGCGCTGGACGTGATCGTGATCGTGTTCATCGGCTACATCATCTACAACCTGTTCCGGATCTGGATCGACGCCCGGATCGCCGAGGAAACCGTCGACGACGGCGACGCCGCACTGGGCGACGAGGGCGGCGCGGGCGGCGCCAGCCGGCTGGGCACGCTGCTGCCGCTGTTCCGGGGTGCGATCCTGGCGGTGGTGGTGGTGACGATCGCGCTGATCGTGCTGCTCGAACTGGGCATCAATGTCAGCCCGCTCTTTGCCGGTGCCGGCGTTGTCGGGCTCGCCATCGGGTTCGGGGCGCAGACGCTGGTGCGCGACATCTTCTCGGGCGCGTTTTTTCTGATCGACGATGCGTTCCGCAAGGGCGAATACATCGATATCGGCGATGTGAAGGGCACGGTCGAGAAGATCTCGGTCCGCTCGTTCCAGCTGCGGCACCACCTGGGCGCGCTCAACACCATCCCGTTCGGAGAAATCAAGGTCCTGACCAACTATTCCCGCGATTGGGTGATGATGAAACTGCCGCTGCGGGTGACCTATGACACCGATGTGGAAAAGGTGCGCAAGCTGATCAAGAAGCTGGGGCAGGACCTGCTGAGCGATCCGGTGATCGGCGAGAACTTCATCCAGCCGCTGAAATCGCAGGGGGTGATCGAGATGCAGGACAGCGCCATGATCATCCGGGTCAAGTTCATGACCAAGCCGGGCGATCAGTGGCTGGTGCGCAAGAAGGTCTACGAGGAAATCCGCCAGCTGTTCGAACGCGAAGGCATCAAGTTCGCCCATCGCGAGGTCACGGTGCGGCTGGCGGATGGCCAGTCAGGGGACCTGACCCCGCGGCAGCGCGAGGCGGTGGCGGGCGCGGTGCAGGCGGCGATCGACGAGGACATGCTCGACGATGGCGGCGAACGCGGCGACGACCGTTAG
- the rpe gene encoding ribulose-phosphate 3-epimerase — MTQPFDRRIKIAPSILAADFASFGAECEAIEAQGADWVHVDVMDGHFVPNITFGPAMCAAIRPHIRGVMDVHLMIAPVDPYIDAFAQAGADVITAHVEAGPHTHRTLQAIRAAGARAGIALNPGTPAAAVEPLLDLADLVCVMTVNPGFGGQKFIDQTAKIRALRAMIGDRPIHIEIDGGVDPATAPLVAQAGADVLVAGSAVFRGGSAAEPQAYGDNIRAIRAAAEGVYA; from the coding sequence ATGACCCAGCCCTTCGACCGCCGTATCAAGATCGCCCCGTCGATCCTCGCCGCCGATTTCGCCAGTTTCGGCGCCGAATGCGAAGCCATCGAGGCGCAGGGCGCCGACTGGGTGCATGTGGACGTGATGGACGGCCATTTCGTGCCCAACATCACCTTTGGCCCGGCCATGTGCGCCGCGATCCGGCCGCATATCCGCGGCGTCATGGACGTGCATCTGATGATCGCCCCGGTCGATCCCTATATCGACGCCTTCGCGCAGGCGGGCGCGGATGTGATCACCGCCCATGTCGAGGCCGGACCGCATACCCACCGCACCCTGCAGGCCATCCGCGCCGCCGGCGCCAGGGCGGGCATCGCGCTGAACCCCGGCACGCCGGCGGCGGCGGTCGAACCGCTGCTGGACCTCGCCGATCTCGTCTGCGTGATGACGGTGAACCCCGGTTTCGGCGGCCAGAAATTCATCGACCAGACCGCCAAGATCAGGGCCTTGCGGGCGATGATCGGAGACCGGCCCATCCATATCGAGATCGACGGCGGCGTCGATCCCGCCACCGCGCCGCTGGTGGCGCAGGCGGGCGCGGACGTGCTGGTGGCCGGATCGGCGGTGTTCCGGGGCGGCTCGGCCGCCGAACCGCAGGCCTATGGCGACAATATCCGCGCCATTCGCGCGGCGGCCGAAGGCGTCTATGCCTGA
- a CDS encoding glycosyltransferase family protein: MKAMITVTHLLGTGHLSRALTLARAFVAAGDDVLLVSGGFPAPQLDLSGIGLLQLPPLRSDGTDFSRLLDAHGGRADAALFDARRAALVAALDRMRPDILITELFPFGRRSLATEFTALLDAAQVLPRRPVILSSIRDIPAPPSKPEKATRAAALIAGCYDAVLVHSDPTVSRLDASWPVTPALERRLRYTGYVAPPPPEPHPERAGAGEILVSAGGGAVGDPVFRAALGAASATPGSRWRLLVGGDAARRIAALRADAPANVVLEPARPDFRQMLHHAAASVSLCGYNTAMDVLQTGVPAVLVPFDAGNEVEQGLRARSLAPLPGIAVLKTAYLTADSLARSVADVITQGRRPGQRVDFDGALHSVTIAHAMAEART; the protein is encoded by the coding sequence ATGAAGGCCATGATCACCGTCACCCATCTGCTGGGCACCGGGCACCTGAGCCGCGCCCTGACGCTGGCCCGCGCCTTTGTCGCGGCAGGTGACGATGTCCTGCTCGTTTCAGGCGGGTTCCCGGCACCGCAACTGGACCTGTCGGGGATCGGCCTGCTGCAACTGCCGCCGCTGCGCTCGGACGGGACCGATTTCTCGCGGCTGCTGGATGCGCATGGCGGCCGGGCCGATGCCGCCCTGTTCGATGCCCGCCGCGCGGCGCTGGTGGCGGCGCTGGACCGGATGCGGCCCGACATACTGATCACCGAGCTGTTTCCCTTCGGACGGCGCAGCCTGGCCACCGAGTTCACCGCCCTGCTCGACGCCGCACAGGTCCTGCCACGCCGCCCGGTGATCCTGTCGTCGATCCGCGATATTCCGGCACCGCCGTCGAAACCTGAAAAGGCCACCCGCGCGGCGGCGCTGATCGCCGGGTGCTATGACGCGGTGCTGGTGCATTCAGATCCCACCGTTTCGCGTCTCGATGCCAGCTGGCCGGTCACCCCCGCGCTTGAACGGCGACTGCGCTATACCGGCTATGTCGCGCCCCCCCCGCCCGAACCGCATCCGGAACGCGCGGGCGCGGGCGAGATACTGGTCAGCGCCGGCGGCGGTGCCGTGGGCGACCCGGTCTTTCGCGCGGCGCTGGGGGCCGCCAGCGCCACGCCCGGTTCGCGCTGGCGGCTGCTGGTGGGCGGCGACGCGGCGCGGCGCATCGCGGCGCTGCGGGCCGATGCGCCCGCGAACGTGGTGCTGGAGCCCGCGCGGCCCGATTTCCGGCAGATGCTGCACCACGCCGCTGCATCGGTCAGCCTGTGCGGCTACAATACGGCGATGGACGTGTTGCAGACGGGTGTCCCGGCGGTCCTGGTGCCGTTCGATGCGGGCAATGAGGTGGAACAGGGTCTGCGGGCGCGCAGCCTGGCCCCTCTGCCGGGAATAGCCGTGCTGAAAACCGCGTATCTGACCGCCGACAGCCTGGCCCGGAGCGTCGCCGATGTCATCACCCAGGGACGGCGGCCGGGCCAGAGGGTGGATTTCGACGGCGCCCTCCACAGTGTCACCATCGCCCACGCCATGGCAGAGGCCCGGACATGA
- a CDS encoding PaaI family thioesterase, with amino-acid sequence MSHPDRRARTTLTIGPDHLNRNGMLHGGIIAMLLDSACGFSASMALGGDALTPLVTVSLTTQFVAGAPVGAEVTALGTVSGGGRKICHVTGELRDGDGRLLATAQGVFKRRPPDGRVQA; translated from the coding sequence GTGAGCCACCCTGACCGGCGGGCGCGCACCACGCTCACCATCGGGCCGGACCATCTGAACCGGAACGGAATGCTGCATGGCGGGATCATCGCCATGCTGCTGGACAGCGCCTGCGGATTTTCCGCCTCGATGGCGCTGGGCGGCGATGCGCTGACGCCATTGGTCACGGTGTCGCTGACGACCCAATTCGTGGCCGGCGCGCCGGTCGGGGCCGAGGTCACCGCGCTGGGGACGGTGTCGGGCGGCGGGCGCAAGATCTGCCATGTGACCGGCGAATTGCGCGACGGCGACGGGCGGCTGCTCGCCACCGCGCAGGGGGTGTTCAAACGGCGCCCGCCGGACGGCCGGGTTCAGGCATAG
- a CDS encoding polysaccharide deacetylase family protein has product MTEDWTPLDREFDAWDKAGMTLPLWWRDDDAVADTPALRQLDALSTETGLPVHLAVIPAGADAALGALVAAHTHLIPLVHGRAHENHAPEGQKKAEFGPHRPPAEMKADIAWGLSRLSDLFGPRLRPVFVPPWNRIAPELVAGLAGLGFAALSAFAPRKTALAAPGLARINTHLDPIDWRGTRSLVAPDRLIAQMALQLADRRSGYADNDEPYGLLTHHLAHDGAIWDFTARLLSRLRNGPTRAWSFDDLPPAKDTT; this is encoded by the coding sequence ATGACCGAAGACTGGACACCGCTGGATCGCGAATTCGACGCCTGGGACAAGGCCGGGATGACCCTGCCGCTCTGGTGGCGCGACGATGACGCGGTTGCCGACACGCCCGCCTTGCGGCAGCTCGATGCGCTGTCGACGGAAACCGGCCTGCCGGTGCATCTGGCGGTGATCCCCGCCGGCGCCGATGCCGCGCTGGGCGCGCTGGTTGCCGCACACACGCATCTGATCCCGCTGGTCCATGGCCGCGCCCATGAAAACCACGCGCCCGAGGGCCAGAAAAAGGCCGAGTTCGGCCCCCACCGGCCACCGGCCGAGATGAAGGCCGACATCGCCTGGGGCCTGTCCCGCCTGTCGGATCTGTTCGGCCCGCGTCTGCGCCCGGTCTTCGTGCCGCCGTGGAACCGGATCGCGCCCGAACTGGTGGCGGGACTGGCGGGGCTGGGCTTTGCCGCGCTCTCTGCCTTTGCCCCGCGCAAGACCGCGCTGGCCGCGCCGGGGCTGGCGCGGATCAACACCCATCTCGACCCAATCGACTGGCGCGGCACCCGGTCGCTGGTCGCTCCGGACCGGCTGATCGCGCAGATGGCGCTGCAACTGGCCGACAGGCGGTCGGGCTATGCCGACAATGACGAACCCTACGGGCTGCTCACCCATCACCTTGCGCATGACGGGGCAATCTGGGATTTCACCGCGCGATTGCTGTCGCGTTTGCGTAACGGCCCAACGCGGGCCTGGAGTTTCGACGACCTGCCACCTGCAAAGGACACCACATGA
- a CDS encoding DUF1045 domain-containing protein: MAFRRFAIFHVPPAEADWARFATRWLGWDMIAGSAVTHPDMSGLPVDRLTEAPRRYGLHATLKPPFRLARGKDRAGLEDAVAALAARQAPATIPALDLVRMGRFLALCPTGGAAPADRLAAACVRKTDLFRAPPDDAELACRRASGLSPRQQENLDHWGYPHVMDMFRFHITLTGRLPVGALAAAETALGERLVPLLPAPYILYDIALAGEDADGRFHLIRRFPLTG; encoded by the coding sequence GTGGCGTTCCGGCGTTTCGCCATATTCCACGTCCCGCCCGCCGAGGCGGACTGGGCACGGTTCGCCACCCGGTGGCTGGGCTGGGACATGATCGCAGGCAGCGCGGTGACGCATCCCGACATGTCCGGGTTGCCCGTTGACCGGCTGACCGAGGCGCCGCGCCGCTACGGGCTGCATGCAACGCTGAAACCGCCGTTCCGGCTGGCCCGCGGGAAGGATCGCGCCGGGCTGGAAGACGCCGTTGCCGCGCTGGCCGCACGGCAGGCCCCGGCGACCATACCGGCGCTGGACCTGGTGCGGATGGGGCGGTTCCTGGCCCTCTGCCCGACCGGCGGCGCGGCACCTGCCGACAGGCTGGCGGCCGCCTGCGTCCGGAAAACGGACCTGTTCCGCGCTCCGCCCGACGACGCGGAACTGGCCTGCCGCCGCGCCTCCGGCCTGTCGCCCCGGCAGCAGGAAAATCTCGATCACTGGGGCTATCCGCATGTGATGGACATGTTCCGGTTCCACATCACCCTGACCGGCCGCCTGCCGGTGGGGGCGCTGGCGGCGGCGGAAACCGCGCTGGGGGAACGGCTGGTGCCGCTGCTGCCCGCGCCCTATATCCTTTATGACATCGCGCTGGCCGGAGAGGACGCGGATGGCAGGTTTCACCTGATCCGGCGATTCCCGCTCACCGGCTGA
- a CDS encoding glycosyltransferase, translating into MTQPPRLAVVVKGWPRLSETFIAQELVALEAAGHTFDIWSLRHPTDTKRHPLHDRLWARVRYLPEYLHDDPGRVDAARAVARTLPGYAQARAIWRADLARDRSRNRIRRFGQACVMAAELPAGTRGLYAHFLHTPASVARYAALMRGLPWGFSAHAKDIWTSPDWDIAEKLETGPGGAGFGATCTAYGATRLRDLAADPGRIDLIYHGLDLSRFPPPPRRALRHPGDPLRLLSVGRLVEKKGFDRLIGALAGLPEGLDWRWIHIGGGALGQELANRAEAAGIAARIDWRGACDQPEVIAAMRAADLFVLPSRIAADGDRDGLPNVLMEAASQRLPIVATPTAAIPEFIETGIHGLLVDPAPVPLAQAIATLAADPARAAAMADAALERLRTRFRMDPGIARLSERLTALCSPVAA; encoded by the coding sequence ATGACCCAGCCCCCGCGCCTTGCGGTGGTGGTCAAGGGCTGGCCGCGCCTGTCGGAGACCTTCATAGCGCAGGAACTGGTCGCGCTCGAGGCAGCCGGGCACACGTTCGATATCTGGTCGCTGCGCCACCCCACCGATACCAAGCGCCATCCGCTGCATGACCGGTTGTGGGCGCGGGTGCGATACCTGCCGGAATACCTGCATGACGACCCCGGCCGCGTCGACGCCGCGCGCGCGGTGGCGCGGACGCTCCCGGGCTATGCGCAGGCGCGGGCGATCTGGCGCGCCGATCTGGCCCGCGACCGCAGCCGCAACCGCATTCGGCGGTTCGGGCAGGCCTGCGTGATGGCCGCCGAACTGCCTGCCGGCACCCGCGGGCTCTATGCGCATTTCCTGCACACCCCGGCGTCGGTGGCGCGGTATGCCGCGCTGATGCGTGGCCTGCCCTGGGGGTTCTCGGCCCATGCCAAGGACATCTGGACCTCGCCCGACTGGGACATCGCCGAAAAGCTGGAAACGGGGCCGGGCGGGGCCGGGTTCGGCGCGACCTGCACCGCCTATGGCGCCACGCGCCTGCGCGACCTGGCCGCCGATCCGGGACGGATCGACCTGATCTATCACGGGCTGGACCTGTCGCGGTTTCCGCCGCCGCCCCGGCGCGCGCTTCGCCATCCGGGTGATCCGCTCCGGTTGCTGTCGGTGGGCCGGCTGGTCGAGAAAAAGGGCTTTGACCGGCTGATCGGCGCGCTGGCCGGCCTGCCCGAAGGGCTGGACTGGCGCTGGATCCATATCGGCGGCGGCGCGCTGGGACAGGAATTGGCCAACCGCGCCGAAGCGGCGGGCATCGCCGCGCGCATCGACTGGCGCGGCGCCTGCGACCAGCCCGAGGTGATCGCCGCCATGCGCGCAGCCGACCTGTTCGTGCTGCCCAGCCGCATCGCGGCGGATGGCGACCGCGACGGGCTGCCCAATGTCCTGATGGAAGCCGCCTCGCAGCGCCTGCCGATCGTGGCGACACCGACCGCCGCGATCCCCGAATTCATCGAAACCGGCATCCACGGGCTGCTGGTCGATCCCGCCCCGGTCCCGCTGGCGCAGGCGATCGCGACGCTGGCCGCCGATCCGGCCCGCGCCGCCGCAATGGCCGACGCCGCGCTGGAGCGGTTGCGGACCCGGTTCCGGATGGATCCCGGCATCGCCCGCCTGTCCGAACGGCTGACCGCGCTCTGTTCCCCGGTTGCGGCCTGA
- a CDS encoding class I SAM-dependent methyltransferase, producing the protein MSRLDSMLRRLAAQRDGLNWAAGQVSGLEGEVLDLGLGNGRTYDHLREILPGRRIRVIDRVLQCHPSCTPPAADFLEGEAEPMLRQLADSGVRVALAHYDFGSGIKNNDVAEAARLSPWLAAVMQPGGLVVSGQPLVGLAQIAGPDTIAPDRYLFYRA; encoded by the coding sequence ATGAGCCGCCTCGATTCCATGCTCCGCCGTCTTGCCGCGCAACGCGACGGGCTGAACTGGGCCGCCGGGCAGGTTTCCGGGCTCGAGGGCGAGGTGCTCGACCTCGGGCTGGGCAACGGACGCACCTACGATCATCTGCGCGAAATCCTGCCGGGTCGCCGGATCCGCGTCATCGACCGGGTGCTGCAATGCCATCCCTCCTGCACACCGCCCGCGGCCGATTTCCTCGAAGGCGAGGCGGAACCGATGCTGCGGCAGCTGGCGGACAGCGGCGTCCGGGTGGCACTGGCGCATTACGATTTCGGCAGCGGCATCAAGAACAACGACGTGGCCGAGGCCGCGCGCCTGTCGCCGTGGCTGGCCGCCGTGATGCAGCCCGGCGGGCTGGTGGTGTCCGGTCAGCCGCTGGTCGGGCTGGCGCAGATCGCCGGGCCGGACACGATCGCGCCCGACCGCTACCTGTTCTACCGGGCCTGA
- a CDS encoding histidine phosphatase family protein, with protein sequence MTRLALLRHGHTAWNRAGRIQGSSDIPLDDTARADLDGLALPAPWDRAALWSSPLVRAVDTARLVARAEPRIDADLTEMNWGDWEGRRGADLLADPAMDYRHIEDWGWDYRPPGGESPAELRTRLSRWLGRIDGDAVAVCHIGVMRVLLALAHGWDFSGPAPFRVKRNRLFVLHLDGSRLRPEPDPVRLLTRGDAP encoded by the coding sequence ATGACCCGCCTCGCGCTGTTGCGCCACGGGCACACCGCCTGGAACCGCGCGGGCCGGATCCAGGGATCGAGCGACATCCCGCTGGATGATACCGCCCGCGCGGACCTGGACGGGCTTGCTCTGCCCGCGCCCTGGGACCGCGCCGCGCTGTGGTCCAGCCCGCTGGTCAGGGCGGTCGACACCGCGCGCCTGGTGGCGCGGGCCGAACCGCGCATCGACGCGGATCTGACCGAGATGAACTGGGGCGACTGGGAAGGCCGGCGCGGGGCCGATCTGCTCGCGGACCCGGCGATGGATTATCGCCATATCGAGGATTGGGGATGGGATTATCGGCCGCCGGGCGGCGAGAGCCCGGCCGAGCTGCGCACCCGCCTGTCGCGCTGGCTGGGGCGAATAGATGGCGATGCGGTGGCGGTTTGCCATATCGGTGTGATGCGGGTGCTGCTGGCGCTGGCCCATGGCTGGGATTTCAGCGGCCCCGCCCCGTTCCGCGTCAAGCGCAACCGGCTGTTCGTGCTGCATCTGGACGGTTCCCGCCTGCGTCCCGAACCGGACCCGGTGCGCCTGCTGACACGCGGCGACGCGCCATGA
- a CDS encoding glycosyltransferase family protein — MLYSHDTFGLGHLRRSRALATAIVQADPDASALILTGSPVAGRFTFPERVDHVRLPGVTKRRDGSYASATMGMDIEDVTELRAGLIRSAAEQFDPDILIVDKEPTGFRGELLPALDDLATRGRARMVLGLRDVLDEPEVLATEWDRKGAVAATETYYHEIWVYGLRSIHDPIAGLPLSAAARSRIHWTGYLRREIGQPADPPRQPYILVTPGGGGDGQALVDLVLAAYERDPTLAPRAMLVYGPFLSGDERAAFQARVDRLNGRVTAVGFESQIETIYAGAAGVVCMGGYNTFCEVLSFDQRAVIVPRTRPRLEQYIRATSARAIGLVSMLDERDGELTPGAMIDAIRGLPDQQRPSHAMPAGLLDGLERVTDRVGVLLTGSAEQAAE, encoded by the coding sequence ATGCTCTACAGCCACGACACGTTCGGGCTGGGGCATCTGCGCAGGTCACGGGCTCTTGCCACGGCGATCGTGCAGGCCGACCCGGACGCCTCGGCGCTGATCCTGACCGGGTCGCCTGTGGCCGGACGTTTCACCTTTCCCGAACGGGTCGATCATGTCCGCCTGCCCGGCGTCACCAAGCGGCGCGACGGCAGCTATGCCTCGGCCACGATGGGCATGGATATCGAGGATGTGACCGAATTGCGGGCGGGCCTGATCCGGTCCGCCGCGGAACAGTTCGACCCCGACATCCTGATCGTCGACAAGGAACCGACCGGCTTTCGCGGCGAATTGCTGCCGGCGCTGGACGACCTGGCCACGCGCGGCCGGGCCCGGATGGTGCTGGGGCTGCGCGATGTGCTCGACGAACCCGAGGTCCTGGCCACCGAATGGGACCGCAAGGGCGCGGTGGCGGCGACCGAAACCTATTACCACGAAATCTGGGTCTATGGCCTGAGGTCGATCCACGACCCCATCGCCGGCCTGCCGCTGTCGGCGGCGGCGCGGTCGCGGATCCACTGGACCGGCTACCTGCGGCGCGAGATCGGCCAGCCCGCCGATCCGCCCCGGCAGCCCTATATCCTCGTCACCCCCGGTGGCGGCGGCGACGGGCAGGCGCTGGTCGACCTGGTGCTGGCCGCCTATGAGCGCGACCCGACCCTGGCCCCGCGCGCGATGCTGGTCTATGGCCCGTTCCTGTCGGGCGACGAACGCGCCGCGTTTCAGGCCCGTGTCGACCGGCTGAACGGGCGGGTGACGGCGGTCGGTTTCGAATCGCAGATCGAAACGATCTATGCGGGCGCGGCGGGGGTGGTCTGCATGGGCGGCTACAACACGTTCTGCGAGGTGCTGTCCTTCGACCAGCGCGCGGTGATCGTGCCACGCACCCGGCCCCGGCTGGAACAGTATATCCGCGCCACCAGCGCCAGGGCGATCGGGCTGGTGTCGATGCTCGACGAACGCGACGGCGAACTGACGCCCGGCGCTATGATCGACGCCATTCGCGGGCTTCCGGACCAGCAGCGCCCGTCACATGCGATGCCCGCCGGGCTGCTGGACGGGCTCGAGCGCGTGACCGACCGGGTCGGCGTGCTGCTGACGGGATCGGCCGAGCAGGCCGCGGAATGA
- a CDS encoding glycosyltransferase family 4 protein encodes MRVAFYAPLKPPGHPTPSGDREMARALIAAIGAGGAAVDQVSELRIYDGAGDAAQQAALADRARAETARLIRRLADDRPALWVTYHSYYKSPDLIGPEVCRALGVPYVQIEATRARRRLTGPWAGFAAAAEAACDAADLIFHLTDLDLITLDRDRPPHQRLARLRPFLPTDTLPAAARTARATTMLSVGMMRAGDKLASYRIIADTLALLDGDWRLDIAGDGPARGEVAALMARFGPRVLFLGQLDRAALTAAYAGAALFLWPGANEAWGRVYLEAQAAGLPVAAQDRPGVRDVLAPGDYPSPGAGAPALARRLRQLLDDPASRDAQGRAARAHVARHHLLATATDTFWTAAMPVLERAA; translated from the coding sequence ATGCGGGTTGCCTTTTATGCGCCGCTGAAACCGCCCGGCCACCCGACCCCGTCCGGCGACCGGGAAATGGCGCGCGCCCTGATCGCCGCCATCGGCGCAGGCGGCGCGGCGGTCGATCAGGTCTCGGAACTGCGCATCTATGACGGCGCGGGTGACGCCGCGCAGCAGGCCGCGCTGGCGGATCGGGCCCGCGCCGAAACCGCCCGACTGATCCGCCGCCTTGCCGATGATCGCCCGGCGCTGTGGGTGACCTATCACAGTTATTACAAGTCGCCCGACCTGATCGGCCCCGAGGTATGCAGGGCGCTGGGGGTTCCCTATGTCCAGATCGAGGCCACCCGCGCCCGCCGCCGCCTGACCGGCCCGTGGGCCGGGTTCGCCGCCGCCGCCGAGGCCGCCTGCGATGCGGCCGACCTGATTTTCCACCTCACCGATCTCGACCTGATCACGCTGGACCGCGACCGCCCGCCGCATCAGCGGCTGGCCCGCCTGCGCCCGTTCCTGCCCACCGACACCCTGCCCGCTGCGGCGCGGACCGCCCGCGCCACCACCATGCTGAGCGTCGGCATGATGCGCGCGGGCGACAAGCTGGCCTCGTACCGGATCATCGCCGACACGCTGGCGCTGCTCGATGGCGACTGGCGGCTGGACATCGCCGGCGACGGCCCGGCCCGTGGCGAGGTCGCGGCGCTGATGGCGCGGTTCGGACCGCGCGTGCTGTTCCTGGGCCAGCTCGATCGCGCGGCGCTGACCGCGGCCTATGCGGGGGCGGCGCTGTTTCTCTGGCCCGGCGCGAACGAGGCCTGGGGCCGGGTCTATCTCGAGGCGCAGGCGGCCGGGCTGCCGGTGGCGGCGCAGGATCGTCCCGGCGTGCGCGACGTTCTGGCCCCGGGCGATTACCCGTCACCCGGCGCGGGCGCACCGGCGCTGGCGCGGCGGCTGCGGCAGCTGCTGGACGATCCCGCCAGCCGGGACGCCCAAGGCCGCGCCGCGCGCGCCCATGTCGCCCGCCACCACCTGCTGGCCACCGCCACCGACACCTTCTGGACCGCCGCGATGCCGGTGCTGGAGCGGGCCGCATGA